ACTGGTGGCAAATCACCCCCTGCTGACCGGACAGCGTGTGCTGGATGCGCTCTTCCCGTAGGGATTGGGATACGATGAGATGGAAATGGAATAAGAGGGGGATGGGAGTGGGAttggaatgggggggggggatgaagACGGGACTGGAATGAAATTTGGTggagatgaaatgaaatgtggatgggaatgggaagtGGAtatggattgggatggggatggaagtGGGGATGTGGGTTGGAGGGCTTGGGGGATGAGGATGGTGGGCTTGGATAGGTGGGAACTGGGGACGTGAATAAGGGATGCGGGTAGGGATTGGGGGATGGGGGTAAAGAACAGGAACAACAGTGGGGGTGGTAAcggggagagggagaggagtgAGGACAGAGAAtggtgatgggatgggggacGTGAGAAGAGGGAACAGGAATATGGGATTGATCTGGGAATAGAAGTGGGTGATGGACAGCATTGGGAGCAGGGTATGGGATAGGGGACAAGGAGGACAGAGATGAGGGAGAGCAGACAAAGTGGGGATGGAGGTCGCTATGGGGACAGATGGGGGCAGGATGGAGTTGGGGATGGGAACGGGTGTGGGCAGGGAGCGGCCATGGCAGGGTCTGTCCCCAGGTGTGTGCAGGGTGGCACCACGGCCATCCCCGGGGCTTTCGGCTGCGGCAAAACCGTCATCTCCCAGTCCCTGTCCAAGTATTCCAACAGCGACATCATCGTCTACGTGGGCTGCGGGGAGCGTGGCAACGAGATGTCTGAGGTGCTGCGGGACTTCCCTGAGGTGAGTGTGGCAAcatgggggcagtggggggaCAGCGGAGGGACAGCGGGGGGGGGCAGCGGGCCAGGTGGTGCCAACAGGGCTGCCCTCAGAGGGCTCAGCGGGGCCAATGCTGATGCTCAAAGTGGTGCCTCCCGCAGCTCACCATGGAGGTGGATGGGAGGACGGAGAGCATCATGAAGCGCACCACGCTGGTGGCCAACACCTCCAACATGCCGGTGGCTGCCCGTGAGGCCTCCATCTACACCGGTAGGGAACAGGGGACGGTGAcggtgccagcagcagctctgccagtggtgccaccccacatcccctccctgccccaccGCAGGCATCACGCTGTCCGAGTACTTCCGCGACATGGGTCTCAATGTCAGCATGATGGCTGACTCCACCTCCCGCTGGGCCGAGGCGCTGCGAGAGATTTCGGGGCGCTTGGCTGAGATGCCGGCGGGTGAGGAACCAAGCATCCCCAGCATCGCCCTGGTGTCGGTGTCGCCGGCTGCGGGCGCTGGCGTTACCGTGCcactccctgccccacagacaGCGGGTACCCCGCGTACCTGGGCGCTCGCCTGGCATCCTTCTATGAGCGTGCGGGGCGGGTGCGCTGCCTGGGGTCCCCACTCCGCGAGGGCAGTGTCAGCATCGTTGGAGCGTGAGTGTCACCAGGAGGGGACAACACGGAGCCACCCCAACACACTGAGTGTGCTGCGCCCCACAGGGTGTCACCGCCCGGAGGGGACTTCTCTGACCCTGTCACCTCAGCCACGCTGGGAATCGTGCAGGTGAGCCCCACGTTGGGTGTTCTGCAGGGATCCCGTATTTGGGATTCTTGGGTCTCCCATggatgttctgttttgttttcctcgTGGCTCCCGTAATTGGGGTTCTCACAGATCCCATATTTGGGGTTTCTCATTGGTCCCATATTTGGGTTCCCATGGATCCCCTATGGATCCCCATGCCAACCCCCCCCTACCCCAATGGTCCCACAGGTTTTCTGGGGCCTGGATAAGAAGTTGGCACAACGCAAACACTTCCCCTCTGTCAACTGGCTGATCAGTTACAGCAAATATTTGCGGGCACTGGAGCCCCACTATGAGCAGCTGTACCCCGAGTTCCCCACGCTGCGCACCCGGGCCAAAGAGATcctgcaggaagaggaggacCTTGCGGAGATTGTGCAGCTCGTAGGGAAGGTGGGGGCGGGAGGGTGGGAATAGGATTGGGTGGGAGTGGGGTGGGGTGGCGTGGGGATGTGGTGGGAATTGGGATTGAGGTGGGGTGGAAGTGGCTGCGGTTGGGGATTGGgataaggatgtggtgaggatgaggtggggaggggagggggatttgaatgggatggggggggggatggggaaggggctggggaTTGGGAGGGGGATGAGATTGGTTTAGAATTGTATGGGATTGaattgggatggggatgggatggaaacGGGATAGAGGTGGCATGAGACGGGAATAGGACAgggatgggttggggatggAGATAGTatggggaaggggatggggatggaaagggatggggaggagagCTGTGGTGTGGGGACGAGATCCACAGCATGGGGATGCTGCCTTCCTCACAGGCGTCCCTTGCTGAGGCTGACAAGGTGACACTGGAGGTGGCCAAACTCCTCAAGGATGACTTCCTACAGCAGAACAGCTACTCTTCCTATGACAGGTACCGTGTCTCCATGTACCCTTGTGTCCCCATGGCGTCCCTGTGCCACTGCCATGTCCCTACAGcacccccacatccccacaccaCCTCCACAACCCGAAGCCACCTCGATGACCCCATgttgtccccatcccatcctgtgTCCCCAAATCCCCATGCCATCCCCCTGTCCTCGTGGCACCCCCCACACCCATGTTCCACATCCATATCACCAGGACACCCCCCTGCCCCTATACCACCCCCTTATCCCCACACCAAACCCACGTCTCCCCGTTCCCACATCCCTATCCCCATAACATCTCCATGTCCCCACACCCCCGCACCACCCCTGTGTCCCCTTGGGGTCCCCCCACCGCCCCCCAGGTTCTGCCCCTTCTACAAGACAGTGAAGATGCTGCACAACATCATCACTTTCTATGAGCTCGCCCGACACGCCGTGGAGGCCACCGGGGGTGGTGAGCGCCGTGTCACCTGGGCTGCCATCCGTGAGAACCTTGGGGACATCCTGCACCGGCTGAGCACTATGAAATTCATGGTGGGAATTCcaagggggagggggagggtcACTTATGGGGAGCTGGGGGGTATTAATGGGGGGTCTGGGGGGACGTATAGGGGGGTTGGGGGACACTTACAAGAAATCTGGGGACACCTGTAGGATGTCACTTATTGGGGTTGGGGGATGCTTATAGGGAGTCACTTATAGGGAATGTGTGGGACACCTGTAGGGAGCTGGAGGGGTCACTTGTAGGGGGCTGGGGGACACTTACAGAGGGTCACACATAGGGTGATGGGGGATGCTTATAGGGGTCACTTATAGGGATTTGGGAGTACACTTATAGGGGGTTAGGAGGCATTTATAACAAGTTAAGAGGTCACTCATGGGGAGTCAGGGGACACCCAGAGTGACACTGATGCTGCCCTCCCCCCAACCAGGATCCTGTGAAGGACGGTGAAGCCAACATCACAGCTGCCTTCACACAGCTCAACGAGGACATGCAGGCAGCCTTCCGCAACCTGGAAGACTGAGCATTGGACCCTTTGCTCCAATAACCCCCCTCACTCCAATAAACCTCTGCCCCAATAAACCACCCCTCACCTACACTGGGATCTGCCCTTGGGGTCCATGTGTCCTCATGGAATGGCCTGGTTTgcaaagaaccacaatgatgatccagttccaacccccagctgccagcagggtCATGGACCGGCAGCCTGGAGCCGCATCCAGCCAGTCCCCACTCAGTCTGCAATCAATCCTTTGTTTACCACCTCGGTGCCCTGCTCCTTAACTGAGTCATTGAGACGGGTTTAAAGCAGCCGTGTGGGCTGTTACCTTCCTCTACCACGTTCCTTTCCCTTAAACACGAGTATTTTGTACTGGTGTATCTCAGAGGTTTGGTCAGGCTCTGTCTCAGAGCGGCAGCTGTTTTGTTCAGTGCTGTCATGGTATTAATGGTATTTGGTGTTGATGACGACGGCGTCTGGCTTTCCTTATCAGTGCTTTCCTTATCAATGCACTCACCTGGTCGTTAGATTTTGGTACATGAGTGTTTAGAAAGAACGCAATGGGCACAGGCGAAAGTGAAAAGCAACATCCATTTGATGCCATTTTACAGACATTCACGAGCACTTTGCAGCTTTCCTGGAGTTGGCcaagtttttctttgcttgtttctccccccccccgcccctcaAAACACTGAACTTCGTTCATTGAACATTGAACTTTGTTCATTGAACGCCTCCTTCTCCCCActtccatctttctcttctgtgccCAAGGAGAGACCAAAGGAatcctccatccccagcagttCTTCTCCCCGCAGTCTCTGCTGCCTCTTTGTGGCCGATCGTAGCATCGAATCGTAGAATAGAATTGTAGAATCTCGCAGGTTGGAAAAGCCATTTAAATTAAGAGTCACGACGCAGCCGTCCTCCCCCAGCTCTACCAGCCCCGAGCTTCGCATCCAGACGGTGGTTAAACACAGCCCGGGATGGGgactcagccacctcccagTGCTGAACAACCCCTTCTGTAAAGCATCTTGTCCTGATCTCCAACCTAAACCcaccctggtgcaacttgaggccatttcccctcattctgtccCCTGTCAGAAGAGCCCAGCCCCGCTCTGCTGGTgcagcacctttcaggtactggaggAGATCAGtcaggtctcccctcagcctccttttccccagactaaacagcaccagctccttcagcctctcctcatagggctgattctccaagcccttcccaagcctcattgcccttctctggacctgctccagcacctccacgtcctttctgtgctgatgtgcccaaaactgaacacagaactcaaGGTGGgacctcaccaatgctgagttcaggggcaggatgacttccctagtgATGCTCCCCATTCCTGAcccaagccaggatgccattggttCTATTGGCCACttgtgcacactgctggctcatattcaacCCANNNNNNNNNNNNNNNNNNNNNNNNNNNNNNNNNNNNNNNNNNNNNNNNNNNNNNNNNNNNNNNNNNNNNNNNNNNNNNNNNNNNNNNNNNNNNNNNNNNNNNNNNNNNNNNNNNNNNNNNNNNNNNNNNNNNNNNNNNNNNNNNNNNNNNNNNNNNNNNNNNNNNNNNNNNNNNNNNNNNNNNNNNNNNNNNNNNNNNNNNNNNNNNNNNNNNNNNNNNNNNNNNNNNNNNNNNNNNNNNNNNNNNNNNNNNNNNNNNNNNNNNNNNNNNNNNNNNNNNNNNNNNNNNNNNNNNNNNNNNNNNNNNNNNNNNNNNNNNNNNNNNNNNNNNNNNNNNNNNNNNNNNNNNNNNNNNNNNNNNNNNNNNNNNNNNNNNNNNNNNNNNNNNNNNNNNNNNNNNNNNNNNNNNNNNNNNNNNNNNNNNNNNNNNNNNNNNNNNNNNNNNNNNNNNNNNNNNNNNNNNNNNNNNNNNNNNNNNNNNNNNNNNNNNNNNNNNNNNNNNNNNNNNNNNNNNNNNNNNNNNNNNNNNNNNNNNNNNNNNNNNNNNNNNNNNNNNNNNNNNNNNNNNNNNNNNNNNNNNNNNNNNNNNNNNNNNNNNNNNNNNNNNNNNNNNNNNNNNNNNNNNNNNNNNNNNNNNNNNNNNNNNNNNNNNNNNNNNNNNNNNNNNNNNNNNNNNNNNNNNNNNNNNNNNNNNNNNNNNNNNNNNNNNNNNNNNNNNNNNNNNNNNNNNNNNNNNNNNNNNNNNNNNNNNNNNNNNNNNNNNNNNNNNNNNNNNNNNNNNNNNNNNNNNNNNNNNNNNNNNNNNNNNNNNNNNNNNNNNNNNNNNNNNNNNNNNNNNNNNNNNNNNNNNNNNNNNNNNNNNNNNNNNNNNNNNNNtctttctttctttctttctttctttctttctttctttctttctttctttctttctttctttctttctttctttctttctttctttctttctttttttttttttccctttttcccatTTATCAAGTTTGGTCCCCAAAGTCAgacattttctccccaaaataaCACTTTTCATCCTAGAAACAAGACATCTTGTTCCTCAAATTTTATCACAAACATTagatattttctcttcaaaacgtttctgtatataaaataaaatgacattttctccATTAAATATCTCCTCTTCCCCAATATAATACATTCTCTAcccaaaatactgctttttatcccccaaagaagacattttctccccaaaatacccctttttattacagaaatttGCCTATTTTCTCCCCAAATGCCACTTTTTATCCCCAAATTTTCTAcccaaaatgcatttcatgcCATAAATAAGACATGTCCTCCATTAAGTGTGGCTTTTTATCCCAATACAATCCATTTTCTACCCAAAatagaacattttcttcaaaaagcaCCATTTTTTAGTCCAAAAATATGACAGTTTCTCCCCAAAATATCtctttttaaccccaaaatagGCCATCTTCTCtccaaaatactgctttttatctccaaattaagaaatattttcccccaaattcTGGTTTTATCCCCCCAAATAAGACAATTTCCCCCCAAAGTACGgccttttcttcctaaaataacACAGTTTCTTCTCAAAATACCCCAATATATCCCCCAAACAAGACACTTTCTACTCAAcatgatgctttttttctcaaagGTTAAATATTTTCTCCCCAAAACCCCCATTATTATCCCAAACATTGGGcattttcttgcaaaaataCTGCTTTCCATCCCCAAAATTAGATATTTTCACTACAAAATTCCACTTGGTAGCCCAGTAGTAGGACATCTTTTCATTAACAGAATGctattttaatttccaaatgtctttttttgttttgttttgttttttgggggaagTGATATTTTGGCAGagaatatttcttattttggggttaaaaagcagtgttttggggagaaaatgtcATACTCTCTTCTTTCGGGGATGGAAAATGGTATCTTGGAGAGAAAATGTCTAATTCATGTGAtcaaaagcagtattttggggagaaaagaCCTTTTTCCTTGGATATAGAGTGGAATTTTTGGGCTGTGGAGCAGTATGTTGGTGAGAAAATGTCTTATGTTTGGGATAAAAAGAGCTACTTGGGGTAGAAAATATCTTAGttagcagcacagaaaacagcGTTACATCTCTTATGCCCTGTTACCCAAAGCCGATCTCTTTCTCCCCTGGTTTCTCACTGGCTGACTACTTTAGGTTCACAATCTCCCTGAGGCTCAGCTACACATAGGGATACTGGGTAAACACAAAGCTTTGGGTGCTGGGCCCCATGGCAGATGGAAGTGGGCTGGCTGGTGTGAAACCGGACCAAAACACTCAAGGAAGGGAGCTTGATGTGCTGAAACCCAGATGGTTGAAGGCCTGTTAGACCCAATGGCAAATGGAAGTGGGCTGGCTGGTGCAGAGCACAGAAGGAAGGGGGCTTGCTGGGCCGCAGCCAAGGAGGAAGGGGCTTGAGGAGCCCAGCGGCAGAAGGAATTAGACAATTGCTCCCCTAAATAGCACATTTATCTCCAAAAGAAGGCAGTTTGTCCCTTAAATATCaatttttagccccaaaatctATTTCCTCCCTTACTACCTATGGGTAAACTTGGGGTACTTCCTCACTACCTATGGGTACACATGGGTAAACATGAAGCTTTGCTTGCTCAGGAGTTATTCCAGCCCCTGCAGACTCAATTCTTGCTCACAGTTTCTGGATGTCTGCTGCCCCCACCCCAGTGAGTATCCCCTGGTTGCCCTGTGCCCAGCCAACAGCAGCCTGTCTCTCAGCAGTGTGCTGATGGCCTGGACTCCTCCATGTCAAATCAATGCAATTCACCACTCAAAAgacatgtttgtgtttttgtcttcCAATCTGTATTGTGACTGCAAACTAGTGCCACatccaaactgcttttcagggtattgcctttcctttcttttctttgcaacGTCTCTTGCGGTCTTTGGACATTCAGCTGGCCATCATACGAGCCATGGGTGTTGCCCCTGAAAAGCATCATCgccaaacccagcagcagctgggctgagtCAAGGCAGTGAAACCACCCCATGGTCTTCAGCGAGCTCCAAAGGCGCTAGCCCTGCCTCTCGGTGTCAAAGGGAATAAGTGAGCCGTGCAGGCCACCGAGCTCCCCACGGAATCCGTCCCAGATGGGCGAGAAATCTGACACACCGACCGTTCTAGGCTGGCAATGCCCGGGAAGTCGGCAACAGCCACGCCAGCATGCCGCTCATCAGGACCGAGTCCCCTCCACGCGCCCTCCTCTTCCGATGCGCGGCGGGCCTCTGAGCCGATTCTCAACTGCAcaagggaggttgtagtgagctggggtcGGGTACCCCTCCCTCCGTTGGGTCTCTACCATTGTACGACGGATCTGCCGCTGGGATGCAGTAGAGAAAGGTATCCTCTCCACCCTTTCACACCTCCAGAATGGCCACCGCCAATGTttcccatcaccaccatcagATGTGGAGGCTGTTCGGCAGAGTGCCGATTCACAGATGCTAGAACCTCGCTGACGAAAACGATTCACAGCTTGCCTGTGACCTTCACAAGCTTCTAGGCTCTCAACTGCCGTATTAACTTCTTGGAAAggtgtggtcaggcactgaacATGCCATCTGAACAGGGAGGTGTGGAGTCACCATACAGCATGAGGGAGTGTTCAAGGAAACATTTTGGATGTTGTGTGTAAGGGAGAGTATGAattgacaaaaaaaaccttGCGGGAAGGTATCGGTGATCGGTTGGACCTGTGCTAGaatcttctaggtctttttcCACCTTGGATCATGTCTGTGATTCTGGTTGATCCCCAGACATGGGTCCTTTGTGGGTGCAAGTGTATGGGTATAGCTAATGGGGGCCTATGCGGTCTTTAATGGGGTTCTTTATGGGGTATTTGAGTGGGTCCCTACGCGTCGTCCTTTATTGGGGTTCTTTATGCGGGCGTTCCCTAGTGGTCTTTAACGTGTCCTAGTGTGCTTGTTGTGTTTTaggatatgatttaac
This DNA window, taken from Coturnix japonica isolate 7356 chromosome 25, Coturnix japonica 2.1, whole genome shotgun sequence, encodes the following:
- the LOC107324585 gene encoding V-type proton ATPase catalytic subunit A-like, yielding MEGDAEKESQLGTVHGVSGPVVLASRMAGAAMYELVRVGHAELVAEIIRLEGDMATLQVYEETSGVRVGDPVVRTGQPLSVELGPGILGSIFDGIQRPLRDIAELTGSIYIPRGVNVPALPRHITWDFVPSKSIQVGSHVTGGDIYGTVTENSLIQHKIMVPPRCRGTVTHIAPPGHYSVSDVVLELDFEGATEKLTMMQVWPVRQTRPVVEKLVANHPLLTGQRVLDALFPCVQGGTTAIPGAFGCGKTVISQSLSKYSNSDIIVYVGCGERGNEMSEVLRDFPELTMEVDGRTESIMKRTTLVANTSNMPVAAREASIYTGITLSEYFRDMGLNVSMMADSTSRWAEALREISGRLAEMPADSGYPAYLGARLASFYERAGRVRCLGSPLREGSVSIVGAVSPPGGDFSDPVTSATLGIVQVFWGLDKKLAQRKHFPSVNWLISYSKYLRALEPHYEQLYPEFPTLRTRAKEILQEEEDLAEIVQLVGKASLAEADKVTLEVAKLLKDDFLQQNSYSSYDRFCPFYKTVKMLHNIITFYELARHAVEATGGGERRVTWAAIRENLGDILHRLSTMKFMDPVKDGEANITAAFTQLNEDMQAAFRNLED